Part of the Streptomyces europaeiscabiei genome is shown below.
GACGGCCACCTGGGGGTCCTTCAGGCTGGGCACGCCCAGCGCAGCGGGGTCGGGCGCGGTCAGTGGGGTCTCCACGTTCAGCCCGGGGGTCAGGGTCCGCAGGTCGGCGGCGGGGGCGTCGACGCCGACCCGCTCGAAGCCCTCCCCGACGATCCGGGGCAGCGGGGTCTCGGCCTTCAGCCCCGGCAGCGCGGCGCCGAGCGGCATCTGCGGCAGGGCGCTCGCAGGCAGCAGCCGTCCCTCGACGTACTTCGGTCCTCCTTCGGGAGCGCCTGGCATGAGCAGCGGCAACTCCCCTCCCAGCTTGGGCGCCTTCACGTTCAGGGAGTGCTCCACCGCGTCGAGCGGCAGGGGGACGGGGACCGCCCCGGCCGCGGCGGCGGGAGCGGCGGAGGCGCCCACAGCGGCCGCCACACCGGTGACGACGGCGGCAAGGGTTCCTCGTGTGGTCGGCTTCATCTCGGTACGGTCCCTTTCAGGAATGGGCGGATCCAGGATCGGCGATCGTGGGAATCGACCGCATCAACCGAATCGACGGATTCGGAATCGGCGGTGCGCGAGCCGTGATCCGAGGCTCGGCGTCCGTACCGGGTGAACGATCCGGAGATCTCCCTCAGCTCAAGATTCACCCGCCTGCCGCATTAGTCCGAGAGGCCTATCGGTCCATTGGTCAGCTTGTCCAGAAGTCCCACCAACGGGTCAGGATGAGCATCCCGATCACTCCGAGGTGCACCACCGGAAGCACCCACGTGAATTCACCGAGAAAGCCCCGCAGCCAGGCCGGTGCGGGCAGGAAACCGTTGCGGACGTTGAAAGAGGCCAGGTACCAGAAAAGGACGATCGTGGCGATCCACGCCAGGCAGCACCACAGGCACAGCGAGTTGATCCGGTACAGCGACTCGAACTGCAGCCAGGTCACGAAGCCGACCCCGAACAGCGCGCCCGCGCCGAAGGTCAGCCAGTACCAGCGGGGGAAGGCCGCTCCGGCCAGCAGGCTCATGCCGACGCAGATGACGATGCCGTAGGCCACCAGGCCGAGCATCGGGTTGGGGAACCCGAAGGCGGAGGCCTGGTCGCTCTTCATGATGTTGCCGCAGGAGACCACGGGGTTGAGGCTGCACCCGGGGGTGAAGTTCGGGTCCTCCAGCAGCTTGAACTTGTCGAGCGTGATGACCCAGGACGCGAGCAGCCCGGCCGCGCCGGTGATCAGCAGCAGGATCGCGAAGGCACGGCTGCCGCCGGCCGTACGCACCGACCGCCCTGCCGGGGCGGTCATCAACCGCGCAGGCTGCGGGCCGGCAGGAGGACGTGCGCCGCGCTGGTCAGCGTCGCGGTGTCGCCCGCGAAGGCGGCGAGGGCCTCCGGC
Proteins encoded:
- a CDS encoding vitamin K epoxide reductase family protein; its protein translation is MTAPAGRSVRTAGGSRAFAILLLITGAAGLLASWVITLDKFKLLEDPNFTPGCSLNPVVSCGNIMKSDQASAFGFPNPMLGLVAYGIVICVGMSLLAGAAFPRWYWLTFGAGALFGVGFVTWLQFESLYRINSLCLWCCLAWIATIVLFWYLASFNVRNGFLPAPAWLRGFLGEFTWVLPVVHLGVIGMLILTRWWDFWTS